Genomic segment of Arachis hypogaea cultivar Tifrunner chromosome 16, arahy.Tifrunner.gnm2.J5K5, whole genome shotgun sequence:
CAAGCATGCAATTTGGCTAACATCTATTAGGCCTTTCTAGACTAAATCACAAGCTGAGATAAACTATTTGATTGTAGATACTATATAATCTAAGATGACACACACATAAATGGGAAgagtgagagagaaagagggagagaaTAAATAACCCATGAAGGCatgtgagaaaaaaaaaaaggtaaaaaaaggtaaaaaacaaTCCCTCTCTAAAAACCCTactctattctttctttcttcatttttttttctatgccCATATTGCCATGACTGACATGCCTCCTGCTCCGaccaaaacaaaaagatatgaataAATTTGAAGCTTTACTCTACTTTGAAGCTTTGGACCCATAAAATCAGTGGCCAATAACTCTACCAATGCCATGTAATTGAGAAGCCTTGCAGacacagcattcaaaacaccttCAACTATGAGTGAGGTTGGACTTGTGTCAGTGTACACCTTTGACAAAGCTATCCCCAATGCAATTCCAAATGGGGTTGTCACGGAAAAAAAGAATACCATAATGCACTTTATCTTCATCCCATACTCTGCCTGTTACCAAAAaaagataatgaaaaagaaatatatattcgTTAGATGGTATCTATTTGTATATTAAatcatttttagttattttctttttcacataAAATTAAATATCACTTGTGAGTAAATCATAATTCTgatctcaaataatttaatatttgacaaaataattttcaaaagaaagaaatagaattGAGCTTGAAAAAATAGTCTCAATTTGATAAAAATGcagtatttttttataatgggCAAACAACtcatacatttgatatttttttattataacatGTAGAAAGGTATGTAGTCTGTAGAGCAAACTTACCTAACATTCAATATATAgagtatttttttgtatttatgtttttaccaaaaaaatttcaaacagaatttacttaaaataatattattaaatttaaaagatgGTATATCTTTTTTCTAAGCATACATTTCGACCTCTAGAGTctttttttagtatgcttttttattagtatattttgCAAATTAACGTTATTTTTGGAGGAtcaaaatgttattttattattttaaaagttatttcgttaaaaaataaaaattttcagaaTTTAAAATGGTAGTTCACTCTTGTTATAATTATTATCTTAGTAAATATTACACTTCTagatatttttttcctttatcaTTCTTTATTCTTTAGATACCATAAAAACCAATAACAGTATTACTCGACTGTTAAATTACTAGGATTAAACCATTCAAATATAAGCATCAATATATTTCATCACTTTTAACatactaattaaattatttttagtgttttatatttaatttagagAACTGTGAAAACAAAATATGTAACCATTAAGaaattttgttttcattattcttAATTTTTCACTTTTAAAATTGTAAAACTCAAAAATACTATAAATGAAAAtagagacacaaaaaaaaaagatattatcttaacaAACTAAACAAACATTGGTGACAatgtttaatattttcttttaattatacatttacaaaaagacatgattgaactaagttattaaaaaaaatattggtagtaaaaaatattaatataattttgttaaatagGTTCAATTTTTCGTAACTTTAAAattctttaattattttcttagcttatgtatatatttaaaatagaaaattatttaaaaaaaatgagtaattattattattattctagaaAAAAGACTAGAAACTAACttttctaatatttatttatccaCTGTTTCATTAGTTCATAATTAGTAGTTACGAAAAATTGgttttaataaaattaactagTATTATtttgaactttttctttttaatattgtatCACTAGAGGTGAAATCCTTCGTCATGAACCAAATTGTGTGTTAAACACAACTATGGCCATTTACAAAACGTTAATGACGTTTTGTGTTtcttcaattaaaataatatttttctaacaaaacgtcagtgacgttttctgttttaataattaaaataatattttttattacaaaacgtcaGTGAAGTTTTGTTCtttgatgattaaaaaaaaaatttattgcaaaacgtcagtgacgttttgtGCTACTACCACAACCCTGTAGaacaccaaaatcatcaaatatttttgtatttcacattaaaattattcatatataaaaattttagcctattattttttggtgtatttatttgtttttttaatataagaaaatataataaagatatatATCAGTGATCAATAAATTAAACCTGAAGTATGCAGCCTCCTAAGCCCATTCCCTCAAAGAGTTGATGGAAGCAAAGTGCTGCAATGAGAGGCCTAATTGTGCATGGATTATCTGAAGCTCCCAATGACAAACCAATCACCACTGAGTGCACCACAATTCCTAGCTCCAACACCTGCATACGTTTTATATACACACAATTACATCTCACAATTCAGACAccaaacaataaataataaacataacccACAAGCTCAAAATTCACcaccaacaacaataataaaacgaAGATTAGTAGTGCTACATGCATATAATAAAAACACGATAAAATAACAAAACATATTATTTATCACTTATAAACAAAATATGATattgttttattattgttatcacgtttataattttttcgaaaacttatttatcattcatatttatcGCGGTTCTTTTTTTTGTTAATGGTATAAGCTTTCTACTACTATTTTGGTAGTTTACCAACTAAGATAACTAACCTGAGCGATAACACGATAGCGTAGCAACTGTTCCGCACTCACAACTTTCATGTTTCCATTTCCATGTTCAATCTCATGACCGTGAGTGTGACTGTGGCTAAGCGATTCCAATTCTTTATTCACTTTGCGGCAACCACCATCAACTTCAATGTTCTCGGAAATatcagtagtagtagtagtagtagtagtagaagaagaagaagaagaagaagaagaagcagcgatTCTCTTTTTAAAGAAACTGATGGAGAAAGAGTCCACCATGAGGGTGAAAATAGCAGAAAACATGGCGATGAATGTAGTAAATGGGAATTTGTGCCACGGATTTTTCGGCAAGCAGTCCGACATGAGGTCATTGAATGAGTCCGGCAATACGTGCATGTAACCCGTGGCGAGGATGACACCGGAGGCAAAGGCCTTCACTAACACAAAAAGATCACGGTCTGGGTGAATTGCCGGCACAACGCGTGAGAGCGTCGGCAGCGTTACGCCGATCATGCTTGTCACCAGAATTGCAAATATTGCTATTATCTTATACTTGAGCGCCTCGCTCCGGTTATGACATGCTCCTTGGTGGTTCGAGGTGCATTCTTCAGCCGAGGCAACCGGGCAAGTTGTGAGTGCAAGGaaggaaataacaataataatcttGTAGAGGAGGTTTGAATTCATTGGCGTAATAGCCATGATTGTAAGTGAGAGAATGAGAGTTAGAGAGAAATTATGAGTTGTTATGACCGTTAATATAGTGCTTTGGTTTGGCGAAACTTTAGATTGACCAATTTATGAGTCTAAGTTTAAAAAGTAGGAATTACTCTAATGACCTTGATGGAGAACATTGCGAGAGCTTGGTGTATCTGTTGTTGTATGTTTGAGGGGTATTTTGACCAAATTTCTAGGAGTGAGGTTGATGGAGTGCGGCGTGTGTTGGGAGTTATCTCAAACAAGGCCCTCATGCATCGGTGAATAGCAAACACatgactttcttcccttttttgacAATGAGGCAGTGATGTGGCAATCTACTTGAAATAATATTAGTAATAAACTTACCTTAAGTTTTGGGAATAATTAATGAAGCATTTtctcgaaaaaaaaaaagcaattttttttataaatttaacttttttaatataaaaatatttaacattaTATACTTAAGAGAATTGTTACCTTTATTTCCTTTATTCCTCTAGTTCTATGCTTAGTGTCAACATCACATAGCTTCAGCTGATATCTTGAGttcttcaaaaaatttcaagCATGTTCTCTAGTTAATAATCTACCACAATATAGAAACTCCAGGTTGTTATGAATAAATATAAGATATCAATAGTATAACAGCTACAAGATTTCTCCAACTAAAGCTACTTTTGTCCTTCAATATCCTTCAAAGCATGAGGCTTCATCTATCAACACACAACTCCACCTCTAACGCTTCAATATGTGCACTAGAgtgaatataaattataaaaatgtagAAATGGTATATTTATATAGAGAAATGAACATGTGCCATTCAAAAGTGAATAACATATAAGAAGAACTTTAAATTTTGATGCTTTCGATATCCTTAccgaaattataaaaaaaagtagaaatGTCAATCATTGATTATTTTTGCATACTTTTCTTTGTAAGGGTCTTGCATATTCTATGTACATAGGACTGAAGATCAAAATTGATCATCATTGGAATAACAAATACCATTAGACATTACAAGAAAAAGCTTTTAATAAATTTTCTAACCTTTTAAAGGAACATTTAAGGACTCTATTTTCTTAATCTTTGGTTGATAATCTTGTTCAAAATGGCcataagtatttaattcatggtataattccTACATACAAAAGAATAAAAGCAGTAATTCAAATATGGACTACAAAAAATCCTGGAATAGTATCCTTATTTTAATAAGTAAAGAACTCAAGAATATCATAAggatgaaataaaaataatatgaacaaCATTTAGATACAAGTATAATATCTCAAAGTCAAAATTGTGTAAAGATCAAAGATCTATTAATTaaaaggtggaaactcaggtgcagtcgacttcacgtgaagttggtACCTGAgagctgatgcgtgagcatctttcctatcttttcctagtgaatttgtatttaatttgttgagtttaatcaagaattaattatcttttagccactatggatgctactttaagtcttgtgcaattttgtttattttaggtagcatttggttggatttgatggagcttccgcaaaaaaagagaagaaggctatataggccaggaatgacttagaggatggagaggaagcttgcacaaatggaatcagcacaagaattaaaggagatgacagcaaggagcgacgcgtgcgcgtacctgacgcgtgcgcgtgatttggagatttgctcagcgacgcgtgtgcgtacctgacgcgtacgcgtgacacgcgaagaagactatcgacgtgtacgcgtcagtccgcgtgactgacgcgtacgcgtgacgtgcgtcaCGTGTAGAAAACGCTGATtcctattaattctgatttaaactttaatttttaataggaaaagatattatttttgttttagaaaatagattttaaattaattaggatcagatataaaagaaaaaaagaaacttctcttttgGGGGATTCcaattagttaacttttcattccacctcagtccaatttacaatccttattttctctctgaaccatgagcaactaaatctccattgttaaggttaagagctctgtctattgtatggattgatactattatttttctattttaattcatgtactgatttatatttcaagaattgttttcgttctttatcttatgaatttgggtggaacggaagtatgatcctctttctaattgagttcttgtataacttggaaaagctctttacttgaacaacagcttgaaaataatttcttctaaattctaattatctggacttaacgggatacgtgacatataatctttttatatttgggtaattagagtttctgtggcacataaactagaattgaacttcacccgctaattggaattaattgaccaagataTTGGtgattgatgaaagttagaggagactaggaatgtctaaggaattagggtctagtcacatatagtttgccatgaattaaattttgcatgattaaaatagttagtaaaaaaagtcaatctggaaaatagataaatctgaagccttaactgccttctccatattttattcccaacttatttatttgcatgtcttctgtttaatgctttttgaactcccaaacactattttctgcttgtctaactaagtaaattagtcaaccattgttgcttagtccctcaatcctcgtgggatcgaccctcactcacctgaggtattacttggtacgacctggtgcacttgccggttagtttgtggactctAAATTTcgcattaagtttttggcgccattgctggggattgatagtgattaacaactatcagttgtttgattgcttagatgaggcattttagttttaatttcatttaaattttgcttagtattttcgaaatttttttttaataaataaatagcactaatatttttccttaatttctgaaattaggtttggtgtcacctagttaattttattttaattttctcatttattttccctgttaatttttgaaaattttttgtctaATTTCAATTatcattttcgaaattttttctgttttatttatttagtattctattttattattttacacaggttacctcactaggAGTTCTCTACACTCTAACATagagaatcccatcttttcttgttttctgtctgTTTATGCGTAGGAACAGAGATAAGGAACCtcttttagactttgatcctgaacctgaaaagactttcaggcggcgtttgcaacaagcaagactttacaaggctgcagaatccacaatggatcctaataatgctgttaatgccaatgtggtaaatccgaatggggatgatcaacaaaGGAGATATGGCTCTTACTCtactcctactgcagatctttatggaaaaaacattgtggtacctcctatagctacgaacaactttgagttgacgccacaattggtcaccctagtgtaacaaaactgccagtatcatggtcttccccacgaagacccaaatcaatttatttctaactttctgcagatttgtgatactgtgaagacaaatggagtgaacccagaggtgtacaaactcatgctcttcccgtttgctctgagggatggagcaaagctctGGCTAGATTCATAACCCAAGGAGAgcttggatacttgggacaaggtcgttactgagtttcttactaaatttttcccaccaaagaagcttactaagcttagggtggaggttcagaccttcaggcagaaggatggtgaaactctttatgaagcttgggagaggtacaagctactgactaggcaatgccctctggacatgttctccaaatggacccaactagatatcttttatgaaggcttgggtgaaatgtccaagatgtgcttagataattctgcaggtggttcattgcacaagaagaagacaccggaggagactattgagctgattgaattggttgctagcaaccaatatttatactcatctaacaggaatcctgtgaactctgagactcctcagaagaagggtgttatggaagtagaagctcttaatgctcttcttgctcagaataagcttatgtctcagcaaataagtctacttactcaacagatggatggcatgcaagtctcagctatcaacacccaaaactcacctcaagaggtctcttatgacatgataggtaattttgtgcaaaatgataattatgattatactCAATCATCTTccgaacaggtcaattacatgaggagtggtcctagaaattcCAATAATgacccatattctaagacatacaatcaagggtggagaaatcacccaaattttgggtggagggaccaacctcagaaacttcaaaatttcaacaataattctcagagTGGCTTCCAAtagaacaattacaataaccgccaatttcagtctcagcagcaacaaccacctcagcaggcaaactctaaatcccaagaagattctaattgggagatgatgaggagttttatgcaggaaaccagagcctccattagaaacttagaggtgcaaatgggccaactgagcaagcaaatacctgagaggtctgcaagtacattttcaggtgatacagtggtgaacccaagagaagattgcaaggttattcaattgagaagtggtaaaatagctggctctgagacaaggaccaatgaagagctagttgaaaagaaagctccagaggagaagaaggaagaagtagagcacgcccctccaaagcgtgcagacaacccgttccctgactctcttgacacttatcctacattgtcAAAGGCttctgaatacaagccaaaactGCCATATTCTCAGAGGCTTCAAAAGGCTTCCAAGgaaaaataattctctaaatttttagatgtcttcaagaagctacagatcaacattccttttgcagaggctcttgagcaaatgccactctatgctaaatttatgaaagaattgttgacccacaagaagaattggaaagaacaagaaacagtggtgttaaccaaggaatgtagtgccattatTCAACACAACCTTCTTGAAAAAAtgccagacccagggagctttgtcattccttgcaccattggagatgtcaccattcagagagctttatatGATCTTGGAGCTaacatcaatctcatgccactttcagtgatgaaaaagcttcaaattgaggaggtaaaacccactcatatttctcttcaacttgctgatctttctattaaattacctgtgggagttgttgaggatttacttgttaaagtatgaccatttatttttcctgttgattttgttatattagacatggaaaaggaggtaaaatcctctattatacttggtagaccctttttagctacaggtagagctctgattgatgtgcaaaagggtgaattaaccctgaagGTCAATGAAGAATAGGTGATCCTTAATGTTTTTGAAGATCttaagcaccctaatgattctgaagggtgtgtgaaaatagatgttattgaaccacttgttcaagaggtactggaagctgaggtgctggagtatgaattagttgatgagtatgaattagttgaagttgatgattcaccatcCCAGAAGGCTGTGGTTCACACGCCTgaagcagaggaggaagcccccaagcttgagctcaaacctttacctcattctctgaaatatgtgttcttgggtgaaaaggattcatatccagtgattattagctcttccctgaagcctgaagaggaaaaggcgcttatttcagtgctcaggagccataaaacagctcttgggtggaccattagtgacttaaaGGGGtaagtccaaccaagtgtatacacaagatcctccttgaagatgatgctaaaccagttgtgcaaccacaaaggagactcaacccaaccatgaaagaggtggtccaaaaagaggtaataaaaTTATGGGAAGTAggtattatttatcctatttctgacagtccttgggtaagtcctgtgcaggtagtccccaagaaaggagggatgatagtgatcaagaatgaacagaatgagcttattcctacaagaacagtcacaggttggagaatgtgtatagactacaagaggctcaacactgctacaagaaaggatcacttccccttgcctttcattgatcagatgcttgagaggttagctggtcatgctttttattattttctagatggatattctggatataatcaaattgcagtggaccctcaagatcaagagaagacaacattcacatgcccctttggagtgtttgcctacaaaaGAATAccatttggactttgcaatgctccagcaacttttcagaggtgtatgctttcaattttttctgatatggttgaaaatttcattgaggtatttatggatgacttttctatttttggtaattcttttgaatcttgccttaagcatttatctcttgtcttgaaacggtgtcaagaatcaaaccttgttttaaattgggaaaaatgtcattttatggttacagaaggtattgttcttggacaccggatttcaagtaagggaattgaggttgatagagcaaaggtggaggtaattgaaaaattaccactaccagctaatgttaaggcagtcaggagtttcttaggtcatgcaggattttatagaagatttataaaggatttttctaaaattgctaaaccattaagCAACCTAttggttgctgatgttccttttgtctttgattttgattgtctgcatgcttttgaaactctgaaaccaaaccttacctctgctcccattatagctccccctgactgggatttaccatttgaattgatgtgtgatgccagtgactttgctataggagctgttttaggacagagtcatggtaagcttgtacatgtcatttactatgccagttgtGTGTTAAATGAttcccaaaagaattacacaactacagaaaaaaaattattagctgttgtgtatgctgttgataagtttaggtcctatttacttggctCTAAGGTcattgtttatactgaccatgctgctttgaagtaccttctaaccaagcagaattctaaaccaagattaattagatgggtgttgctccttcagaagtttgatattgagataaaagacaggaaagggtcagaaaatcaagtagctgaccatctctccaggattgagcctgaagcaggagtacaaccacccacagctgtgactgagacattttcggatgagcaattattcctcattcagcaggctccatggtttgcagacattgcaaattataaggccatgaattttattccaaagggagtacagtaggcaacaagtaaagaagctattgactgatgccaagtactacatttgggaggaatcatacctttttaaaaggtgttcagatggtatcatccggagatgtgtcccagatgaagaaacaTAGCAGATTCTTTGACACTGTCATGGTtttgattatggaggccactttggtggtgaaaggacaactacaaaggtccttcagagcgggttttactagccgactctcttcagagattcaagaaaatttgtgaagtactgtgacagatgtgaaaaagccacgaatctccctgccaaccatgaaatgccacagtaggggattcttgaggttgagttgtttgatgtgtggggtattgatttcatgggacctttccctccctcacattcaaacaactatattctagtggcagttgactatgtgtccaagtgggtggaagctgtggctctacccaccaatgacGCCAAGGTGGTAacgagctttcttcagagatatatctttagccggtttggtgtcccaaggacactcattagtgatgggggaagtcacttttgtaacagacagctggactctcttctgcagagatatggagtccgtcataaagtggcaacccctatcaccctcagacaagttgacaggttgaagtttccaacagggaactcaagatgattctagagaagaccgtcagtgtttcaaggaaggactggtctaggaagcttgatggtgctctctgggcataccagacagcgtacaagactcccattggcatgtccctttatcagttggtctatggcaaagcctgtcacttgccagttgagctggagcataaagcttactgggcaatctggtatctgaatcttgattcagaagctgcaggaattaagcgaatgcttcagttgaatgagcttgatgaattcagatattcagcctatgagaatgccaagctctataaggagagaaccaagttattgtatgacaagaagattgccatcagagtatTTGAGCCAAGACAgagagtgcttctgtataattcaaggctcaaactctttcccgggaagctgaaatcccggcGGTCAGGACCGTTTGgagttaccagagcttcaccatatggtcatgtggaaatacagaAAGAAAATTCTTACAGAAAATTTAGAGTGAATGGCCacaggttgaagcactatcttggaggcgagattgatcgccaaaAGTCCGCTCATCTGCGgaattagcagaactgaccgtcaagctagtgacgttaaagaagcgcttgtcgggaggtaaTCCAATAAtctcgtatccttagttatttttcgtagtagtagttttcttacttattt
This window contains:
- the LOC112759140 gene encoding probable zinc transporter 8, translating into MAITPMNSNLLYKIIIVISFLALTTCPVASAEECTSNHQGACHNRSEALKYKIIAIFAILVTSMIGVTLPTLSRVVPAIHPDRDLFVLVKAFASGVILATGYMHVLPDSFNDLMSDCLPKNPWHKFPFTTFIAMFSAIFTLMVDSFSISFFKKRIAASSSSSSSSSTTTTTTTTDISENIEVDGGCRKVNKELESLSHSHTHGHEIEHGNGNMKVVSAEQLLRYRVIAQVLELGIVVHSVVIGLSLGASDNPCTIRPLIAALCFHQLFEGMGLGGCILQAEYGMKIKCIMVFFFSVTTPFGIALGIALSKVYTDTSPTSLIVEGVLNAVSARLLNYMALVELLATDFMGPKLQSRVKLQIYSYLFVLVGAGGMSVMAIWA